A part of Rhodamnia argentea isolate NSW1041297 chromosome 8, ASM2092103v1, whole genome shotgun sequence genomic DNA contains:
- the LOC115735564 gene encoding protein PATRONUS 2 isoform X1 produces the protein MASRVTERLLFVQDENQVAPRKKATVDGATRSSKTVAKKGEGSLGSRKALQDITNKSSLHPEASIKKKNPQKEEFNVAEEMFLHDHQKCIEAKQAAFNNFDLNLVLPGHDSVSTAGRSESEEAKAEADYDSPRCYPEPSELPMDEFSDCFEYSTQCSSPPCSPMLWDTPTSCEYVWQFEDVEFVLQQEADF, from the exons ATGGCAAGCCGGGTCACTGAGAGGCTGCTATTTGTGCAGGATGAGAATCAAGTTGCTCCTCGCAAAA AGGCTACTGTTGATGGAGCAACTAGGAGTTCTAAGACCGTTGCAAAGAAAGGTGAAGGGAGTTTGGGAAGTCGTAAAGCACTTCAGGACATTACAAACAAATCGTCCCTTCATCCTGAAGcatcaataaagaaaaagaatccaCAGAAGGAAGAATTTAATGTAGCTGAGGAGATGTTTTTGCACGACCACCAAAAGTGCATCGAGGCAAAACAAGCAGCCTTCAACAATTTTGACTTGAACTTGGTTCTTCCTGGTCATG ATTCTGTGTCCACTGCAGGACGTTCAGAATCCGAAGAGGCAAAGGCTGAG GCTGATTATGATAGCCCTCGCTGCTACCCTGAGCCATCTGAACTTCCCATGGATGAGTTTTCTGATTGCTTTGAATATTCAACACAATGCAGTTCTCCTCCGTGTTCACCAATGCTTTGGGACACTCCAACATCTTGTGAATATGTGTGGCAATTTGAGGATGTGGAATTTGTCCTCCAGCAAGAGgctgatttttga
- the LOC115735564 gene encoding protein PATRONUS 2 isoform X2, which produces MASRVTERLLFVQDENQVAPRKKATVDGATRSSKTVAKKGEGSLGSRKALQDITNKSSLHPEASIKKKNPQKEEFNVAEEMFLHDHQKCIEAKQAAFNNFDLNLVLPGHGRSESEEAKAEADYDSPRCYPEPSELPMDEFSDCFEYSTQCSSPPCSPMLWDTPTSCEYVWQFEDVEFVLQQEADF; this is translated from the exons ATGGCAAGCCGGGTCACTGAGAGGCTGCTATTTGTGCAGGATGAGAATCAAGTTGCTCCTCGCAAAA AGGCTACTGTTGATGGAGCAACTAGGAGTTCTAAGACCGTTGCAAAGAAAGGTGAAGGGAGTTTGGGAAGTCGTAAAGCACTTCAGGACATTACAAACAAATCGTCCCTTCATCCTGAAGcatcaataaagaaaaagaatccaCAGAAGGAAGAATTTAATGTAGCTGAGGAGATGTTTTTGCACGACCACCAAAAGTGCATCGAGGCAAAACAAGCAGCCTTCAACAATTTTGACTTGAACTTGGTTCTTCCTGGTCATG GACGTTCAGAATCCGAAGAGGCAAAGGCTGAG GCTGATTATGATAGCCCTCGCTGCTACCCTGAGCCATCTGAACTTCCCATGGATGAGTTTTCTGATTGCTTTGAATATTCAACACAATGCAGTTCTCCTCCGTGTTCACCAATGCTTTGGGACACTCCAACATCTTGTGAATATGTGTGGCAATTTGAGGATGTGGAATTTGTCCTCCAGCAAGAGgctgatttttga